A region from the Drosophila ananassae strain 14024-0371.13 chromosome 2L, ASM1763931v2, whole genome shotgun sequence genome encodes:
- the LOC6499672 gene encoding uncharacterized protein LOC6499672 isoform X2 yields MFGCIYQLWDWLEAPPLFTAGTMDAKKLQQLQEAAILAQQQKKLPLAYQTNLVDYRTAAYSQALYQQSPTATSSSGGGPLSPIEMQPQSKHHGLLKHGGGGGNSSSSHSSPYHQSYSSSGGGTAAEQLYQSPTERTYLAAAGRLQANNATAGHHPMSALQAQYQQLQAAKMQAQLATQNEAAQQQQRTFALRQAMNPPTGHYHMSQSSSMVSNMTTMTQQQQQQQQQQQQQQQHQRAPPSSLNLQNQYQPAQGPLKLQQQQMPKHYQEQLYAQQQQQLQQQQQQQLHQQQLQQQQQHQQQQHRHKAELQTPGSEHGTVYIQQNHPGHVVNQACQTQISAVKPKATPSSEESSTTSAKSPSHAPLDRKKSAGSIQALKSPITKRPPSTPVTLSGWLHKQGSDGLKVWRKRWFVLAEYCLYYYKGPEEEKLLGSVLLPSYRVSACLPEDKIYRKFAFKCEHQNMRTYWLAADNSESMMAWVRALAAASMMQAPSSGESEPSVNSSLNHSGENSDSGIHTLQSQPSKGQPTPSSDGLSGGGGGVTNSQPLYANAPPKPRRSNDGGYSSPSPEHNEQQQQHSSRRLMSPTQQLYQQQQQQQQNQRSQQPQQHHAIYDTRTGHVSSALQLQQAQQQYSLDHLEAQFQQQQLDMEEQIARLQQQRAAEEIYGEREMYMAKLLHQQRQGVNGGYPTQQQLLQAERRTPDAYGRSKQQRLFAAAAAAADYEDIYNMSQLAGAGGIPMSAQEALLQEAASYRRPLSPPSYDGAKHVPAMPQRYTPNHLEASGADQLINTMDLRARTAAAIVRPHSADFLEYEARAEAAAAAAAAAIAQSQQESGRAPRPKSSLDINRTPDSFYYSEASYADKMRKSALYLQNGAQPQQAGSYRTAAGDFNSGVNTIGYENPYERAYKRQELLAEAQAQAQVQASSMPRMSRSASQGRAMVSQLQSPQQEDLPPLNVHPGSIFPPSMSTQEIICKNEQFLRSASARLPKRAGGMDDDYSAANSTTTSPTSGVAPSPQHQEGERKREESMKRLLEWKQRMLQSPLTRKGIQQGGSNMSAMSKLGSNPNILLASTAVASGARYAPQAGKTGLVGNGNASAVGNGSAPGAGSASATAGIQRSRSETQANVGPGGVAYNNYSSDDEASISVRNVNNLPMGNLTVKPDPSDTLHEQPESAFAPYYGGAAETKYAKNTVLTDRGLYAGNGAGLATSTPQHQQQQFRMRRTGSRAEIDMLERETSSQIRNLEMSAGDLLSRTHEELVLLLIQLRRQSSQTARAIEQCCSDIHDVQNRLRSAEGLTRAESIQRLDYLKQHLLDLERHYEKSKPLVNLVDNMVKLGSLYRNDANGRVQPTTIERVEFNQRMQERQMLQEEQEQWERLSPNQAELQAKVHELYQLDQLLQEESGTLQSLQRDKEDLERALGGLRARIQDSNATPMALEAAKKQQHILERELSRVHQLLAENSKKLEQTVAGNARLEQELLLLRQKVQDTRGAATNGIDAAEAMNGDQNAAVLQSELERVQSLVGDMQRQRHELSTAVRQLTENSSRLYQEIGKQEVMNGGGGSTNGSLKKRSNSTSWTETDLDANMLKSGSRQHLNDSSLNLSTPLYVDTNSSSKLNDYNRYNGGGSSDALEMSGMESDGFLESNPFAMGLEKQEIKTVRIVKRESERRHRDRSERGLSSSIQNLDQVMEEEMYAQQQREQNAMYPQNHEEQPMTNGHHSRSKSLPRNYSEPPKPRHSRHMNGKTNGHHHYNNGGGYDYDRNSNYEHQPPPPPAPQSNGHHQQREHLNPLANAYFAKQLQQQANPSRDSARVALRTKTDSLQSLNKSLTDLSPEPVFQSVAARQIINEMSAGSASEDTEKVVEKVPPPHKHRRAVPREKRRHYTAPNNVNQKAMEKVQAENDMNRNNTNWRARDDLDMEVALRPRMNAPDVVRSALGQGEKISENTIDNLLLAPNKIVIPERYIPETTPELSPEEKKRRQEKVESIKKMLAEAPISSNENESLPPSKLNAEKKQREHLLQLNQILAQQVMQVSKIVAEKAMAEKANQEEEDELRPESPSEPLPIFQQRDNFYS; encoded by the exons ATGTTTGGCTGCATTTATCAGCTCTGGGACTG GTTGGAGGCGCCACCGCTCTTCACCGCCGGCACCATGGACGCCAAGAAGCTGCAGCAGCTGCAGGAGGCGGCCATACTGGCGCAGCAGCAGAAAAAGCTGCCGCTGGCGTACCAAACCAATCTGGTGGACTACCGGACGGCGGCCTACAGCCAGGCCCTCTACCAGCAGTCCCCGACAGCCACGAGCTCCAGTGGCGGGGGACCGCTCTCGCCCATCGAGATGCAGCCGCAATCGAAGCACCACGGCCTGCTGAAGCACGGCGGGGGAGGAGGCAACTCGAGCAGCTCACACAGCTCCCCATACCACCAGTCGTACTCCAGCAGTGGTGGCGGGACGGCCGCCGAGCAGCTGTACCAGTCACCCACGGAACGCACCTACCTGGCGGCGGCGGGCAGGTTACAGGCTAATAACGCCACTGCCGGACATCATCCGATGTCGGCACTGCAGGCCCAGTACCAGCAGCTCCAGGCGGCCAAGATGCAGGCCCAGTTAGCCACCCAAAACGAGGCGgcccagcagcaacaacgcACCTTCGCCTTGCGGCAGGCCATGAACCCTCCCACGGGACACTACCATATGAGTCAGTCCTCCAGCATGGTCTCCAATATGACCACCATGacccagcaacagcagcagcaacaacagcaacaacagcagcagcagcaacatcagagGGCACCTCCTTCATCTCTAAACTTGCAAAACCAATATCAGCCGGCACAAGGTCCTTTGAagttgcaacagcaacaaatgcCAAAGCACTATCAAGAGCAGCTCTatgcccagcagcagcagcaactacaacagcagcagcagcagcagttgcatcagcaacagctgcagcaacagcagcaacatcaacagcagcagcatcgccATAAAGCTGAGCTGCAAACCCCTGGAAGTGAGCATGGAACGGTATACATCCAACAAAATCATCCAGGACATGTGGTGAACCAGGCCTGTCAGACCCAAATATCTGCAGTTAAGCCCAAGGCCACGCCAAGTTCGGAGGAGTCCTCGACCACCTCGGCCAAGAGTCCTTCCCACGCTCCATTGGATCGGAAGAAGAGCGCCGGATCCATTCAGGCCTTGAAGTCGCCCATTACGAAGAGACCCCCATCCACGCCGGTGACTTTGTCTGGATGGTTGCACAAGCAGGGATCCGATGGCCTGAAGGTGTGGCGCAAGCGGTGGTTCGTCCTTGCCGAGTACTGCCTCTACTACTACAAGGGGCCCGAAGAAGAGAAGCTACTTGGATCGGTACTGCTACCCTCTTATCGCGTATCCGCCTGCTTGCCGGAGGACAAGATCTACCGCAAGTTCGCCTTCAAGTGTGAGCATCAGAACATGAGGACCTATTGGCTGGCAGCTGATAATTCAGAGTCGATGATGGCGTGGGTGCGAGCCTTGGCCGCCGCCAGTATGATGCAGGCCCCCAGCAGCGGGGAGTCGGAGCCCAGTGTGAATTCCTCCCTCAATCACAGTGGGGAGAATTCGGACTCGGGGATCCATACTCTGCAGTCGCAGCCGAGCAAGGGACAACCAACACCATCGTCGGACGGGCTAagtggaggaggtggtggagTTACCAACTCCCAGCCACTATATGCCAATGCACCGCCCAAGCCCCGACGAAGCAACGATGGGGGCTACTCCTCTCCATCGCCGGAACACAacgaacagcagcagcaacactcTAGTCGCCGACTGATGTCGCCCACCCAGCAGCTgtaccagcaacaacagcagcagcaacagaaccAGCGATCTcagcagccgcagcaacaTCATGCCATTTACGACACCAGAACGGGTCATGTCTCCAGTGCCCTACAACTGCAGCAGGCCCAGCAGCAATACTCACTGGACCATTTGGAGGCGCAGttccagcagcaacagctggACATGGAGGAGCAGATTGCCCGGCTGCAGCAGCAACGAGCAGCTGAGGAGATCTACGGCGAGCGAGAGATGTACATGGCCAAGCTGCTCCACCAGCAGCGGCAGGGTGTCAATGGCGGCTACCCCACCCAGCAGCAGCTCCTGCAAGCGGAGCGGAGGACACCCGATGCCTACGGGCGGTCGAAGCAGCAACGTCTCTTTGCCGCCGCAGCCGCTGCAGCGGACTACGAGGATATCTACAACATGTCCCAGCTGGCTGGTGCCGGGGGCATACCCATGTCGGCACAGGAGGCGTTGCTGCAGGAGGCGGCTAGCTATCGGAGACCGCTCAGCCCGCCCAGCTACGATGGCGCGAAGCACGTGCCGGCCATGCCGCAGCGTTACACGCCCAATCACTTGGAG GCCAGCGGCGCTGATCAACTAATCAATACAATGGACTTGCGTGCTCGTACTGCGGCCGCCATTGTGCGTCCGCACTCTGCCGACTTCCTGGAGTACGAGGCGCGTGCCGAGGCCGCTGCTGCGGCTGCCGCGGCAGCCATTGCCCAGAGCCAACAGGAGAGCGGCCGGGCACCCAGACCCAAGTCCAGTTTGGACATCAATCGGACACCGGACAGCTTCTACTACTCGGAGGCGAGTTATGCGGACAAGATGCGAAAGAGCGCCCTCTATCTGCAGAATGGGGCTCAACCACAGCAGGCTGGCAGCTATCGCACTGCGGCCGGAGATTTCAATTCCGGCGTAAACACCATTGGCTACGAGAATCCGTACGAGAGGGCCTACAAGCGGCAGGAACTGCTGGCTGAGGCTCAGGCCCAGGCTCAGGTTCAGGCCAGTAGCATGCCCAGGATGAGTCGATCGGCCAGCCAGGGGCGAGCGATGGTGTCGCAACTGCAGTCACCACAGCAGGAGGACCTGCCACCGCTGAACGTGCACCCTGGATCCATATTTCCGCCATCGATGTCCACCCAGGAGATTATCTGCAAAAACGAGCAGTTCTTGCGGTCCGCCAGTGCTCGACTTCCTAAAAGAGCCGGCGGGATGGATGATGACTATTCGGCGGCAAATTCCACCACCACTTCACCCACATCGGGAGTTGCTCCCTCACCGCAGCACCAGGAGGGCGAGCGAAAGCGGGAGGAGTCCATGAAGCGTCTTCTGGAATGGAAGCAGCGCATGCTGCAGTCACCTTTGACCCGCAAGGGCATCCAGCAGGGCGGCAGCAACATGTCCGCCATGTCAAAGCTGGGCAGCAATCCGAACATACTTCTGGCTTCCACTGCAGTGGCCAGTGGAGCACGCTATGCCCCCCAGGCGGGCAAGACAGGTCTGGTGGGCAATGGCAATGCAAGTGCTGTAGGAAACGGAAGTGCTCCGGGGGCAGGAAGTGCCTCTGCAACCGCAGGTATCCAACGCTCTCGATCAGAAACGCAGGCTAATGTGGGACCTGGTGGAGTGGCGTACAACAACTACTCCTCGGATGATGAAG CCTCAATATCCGTGCGAAATGTTAACAACCTGCCCATGGGCAACCTTACCGTGAAGCCGGATCCCTCGGATACCCTCCACGAGCAGCCAGAGTCAGCATTTGCCCCGTACTACGGTGGAGCCGCCGAGACCAAGTACGCCAAGAACACGGTGCTTACGGACCGCGGACTCTACGCCGGAAATGGAGCCGGATTGGCCACATCCACGccgcagcatcagcagcagcagttccGTATGCGGCGCACCGGTAGTCGGGCGGAAATCGATATGCTGGAGAGGGAGACGAGCAGCCAGATTAGG AATCTGGAAATGTCGGCTGGGGATTTGTTGAGCCGAACCCACGAGGAGCTCGTCCTTCTTCTGATCCAACTGAGACGCCAGAGCAGCCAAACGGCCAGAGCCATCGAGCAGTGCTGCAGCGACATACACGATGTACAG AATCGCCTGCGCAGTGCTGAAGGCTTGACCCGAGCTGAGAGCATCCAGCGACTGGACTATTTGAAGCAACATCTTTTGGACTTGGAACGCCACTATGAGAAGAGCAAGCCCTTGGTCAACCTGGTGGACAACATGGTCAAGTTGGGATCACTTTATAGGAACGATGCCAACGGCAGGGTTCAGCCTACAACTATCGAGCGTGTGGAGTTCAATCAGCGCATGCAGGAGCGTCAGATGTTGCAGGAAGAGCAGGAGCAATGGGAACGTCTCAGTCCCAATCAGGCCGAGTTACAG GCCAAAGTACATGAGCTCTACCAACTGGATCAACTCCTGCAGGAGGAGTCTGGAACTCTGCAGAGCCTGCAGCGGGATAAGGAGGACCTCGAGCGAGCTTTGGGCGGCCTGAGAGCTCGTATCCAAGACAGCAATGCGACGCCCATGGCTTTGGAGGCGGCCAAGAAACAGCAACACATTTTGGAGCGCGAGCTGTCGCGTGTCCATCAGCTTCTCGCTGAGAACTCAAAG AAACTGGAGCAGACTGTGGCGGGTAATGCTCGACTGGAGCAGGAGCTGCTGCTTCTGCGGCAGAAAGTGCAGGACACCCGAGGAGCTGCCACCAACGGAATCGATGCTGCCGAAGCCATGAATGGCGACCAAAACGCAGCTGTTTTGCAATCCGAACTGGAGCGCGTCCAGTCCTTGGTGGGAGATATGCAGAGGCAGCGCCATGAGCTCAGCACTGCAGTGCGACAGCTGACAGAGAACTCGAGCAGGTTGTACCAGGAGATTGGAAAGCAGGAGGTTATGAATGGCGGCGGAGGCTCCACCAACGGCAGCCTGAAGAAGCGCAGCAACTCGACCAGCTGGACCGAGACGGACCTGGATGCTAACATGCTAAAGAGTGGCAGTCGGCAGCATCTGAACGACTCCAGCCTGAACCTATCCACTCCCCTGTATGTGGACACAAATAGCTCCTCAAAGTTGAACGACTACAATCGCTACAACggaggcggcagcagcgatgccCTGGAAATGAGTGGAATGGAGAGCGATGGATTCCTGGAAAGCAACCCCTTCGCCATGGGCCTAGAGAAGCAGGAAATCAAGACCGTGAGGATTGTGAAGCGGGAATCGGAGCGCCGACATCGAGATCGCAGCGAACGTGGTCTGAGCAGCTCCATCCAGAACTTGGACCAGGTCATGGAGGAGGAGATGTATGCCCAGCAGCAGCGAGAACAGAATGCCATGTATCCCCAGAACCACGAGGAGCAGCCGATGACCAATGGTCACCACAGTCGCTCCAAGTCGCTGCCTAGGAACTACAGTGAACCACCTAAGCCGCGGCACAGTCGCCACATGAACGGAAAGACCAACGGACACCACCACTACAACAATGGTGGTGGCTATGACTACGACCGGAATAGCAACTACGAGCATCAGCCACCACCGCCACCGGCACCACAGAGCAACGGGCACCACCAGCAGAGGGAGCACCTCAATCCCTTGGCCAATGCCTACTTCGCcaagcagctgcagcagcaggcgAATCCTTCACGGGACAGTGCCCGCGTGGCACTGCGCACCAAAACCGACTCCTTGCAGAGCCTGAACAAGAGCCTCACGGACCTCAGTCCGGAGCCGGTGTTCCAGAGCGTGGCTGCCCGCCAGATCATCAACGAAATGTCCGCCGGATCTGCCTCGGAGGACACAGAAAAGGTGGTAGAAAAAGTGCCACCTCCACACAAGCATCGACGGGCAGTGCCCCGGGAAAAGAGGCGCCACTACACTGCCCCCAATAATGTCAACCAGAAGGCCATGGAGAAGGTGCAGGCCGAGAATGATATGAACCGCAAT aaCACAAACTGGCGAGCTCGTGATGACCTGGACATGGAGGTGGCTCTGCGACCGCGAATGAATGCCCCCGATGTGGTGCGCTCTGCTCTGGGTCAGGGTGAAAAGATTTCGGAGAACACCATTGATAACTTGCTCTTGGCGCCCAACAAAATAGTCATACCCGAGCGTTACATACCAGAAACA ACGCCCGAACTGTCGCCGGAGGAGAAGAAACGTCGTCAGGAGAAGGTCGAGTCTATCAAGAAAATGCTTGCCGAAGCTCCCATTAGCAGCAAC GAAAATGAGAGCCTGCCGCCGAGCAAACTCAATGCTGAGAAGAAACAACGCGAGCACCTATTGCAGCTCAACCAAATCCTGGCCCAGCAGGTGATGCAAGTCAGCAAGATCGTAGCCG AAAAAGCCATGGCCGAAAAAGCAAACcaagaggaggaggacgagctGCGACCGGAGTCACCAAGCGAACCACTGCCGATATTCCAGCAACGCGACAATTTTTATAGCTAa